From Streptomyces sp. NBC_00237, a single genomic window includes:
- the murQ gene encoding N-acetylmuramic acid 6-phosphate etherase, translating to MTSTAPYGELRAQLDTLTTEAFRPELAEIDQLSTPELAALMNSEDATVPAAVAAQLPQIAAAIDGIAARMARGGRLIYAGAGTAGRLGVLDASECPPTFNTDPSEVVGLIAGGPSAMVKAVEGAEDSKELAAEDLDALKLTGNDTVIGISASGRTPYAVGAVEHARAQGALTVGLSCNADSALAAAAEHGIEVVVGPELLTGSTRLKSGTAQKLVLNMISTLVMIRLGKTYGNLMVDVRASNEKLRARSRRIVALATGADDAEIEAALTAADGEVKSAILIILGGVEGPTATSLLNEEHGHLRAALKAARTTVRPV from the coding sequence ATGACCAGCACCGCCCCGTACGGCGAACTCCGCGCCCAGCTCGACACCCTCACCACCGAGGCGTTCCGCCCCGAGCTCGCCGAGATCGACCAGTTGTCCACGCCCGAGCTGGCCGCGCTCATGAACAGCGAGGACGCGACCGTTCCGGCGGCCGTCGCCGCGCAGCTCCCGCAGATCGCCGCCGCCATCGACGGCATCGCGGCGCGGATGGCGCGCGGGGGTCGGCTGATCTACGCCGGTGCGGGGACCGCAGGGCGGCTCGGTGTGCTCGACGCCTCCGAGTGCCCGCCCACCTTCAACACCGACCCCAGCGAGGTCGTCGGGCTCATCGCGGGCGGCCCCTCCGCCATGGTGAAGGCCGTCGAAGGGGCCGAGGACAGCAAGGAGCTGGCGGCCGAGGACCTCGACGCGCTGAAGCTGACGGGGAACGACACCGTCATCGGCATCTCCGCCTCGGGCCGCACCCCGTACGCCGTCGGAGCCGTCGAGCACGCCCGCGCCCAGGGGGCCCTCACCGTCGGACTGTCCTGCAACGCCGACAGCGCGCTCGCCGCCGCCGCCGAGCACGGCATCGAGGTCGTCGTCGGGCCCGAGCTGCTGACCGGGTCGACGCGGTTGAAGTCGGGCACGGCACAGAAGCTCGTACTGAACATGATCTCGACGCTCGTCATGATCCGGCTCGGCAAGACGTACGGGAACCTGATGGTCGACGTCCGGGCCTCGAACGAGAAGCTGCGGGCCCGCTCGCGGCGCATCGTCGCCCTCGCCACCGGTGCGGACGACGCCGAGATCGAGGCCGCCCTCACCGCCGCCGACGGGGAGGTGAAGAGCGCGATCCTGATCATCCTCGGAGGCGTGGAAGGCCCCACCGCCACGAGCCTGCTCAACGAGGAGCACGGCCACCTCCGCGCGGCCCTCAAGGCCGCCCGCACCACCGTCCGACCCGTCTGA
- a CDS encoding MoaD/ThiS family protein codes for MSVKVRIPTILRTYTGGEAEVAAEGATLAEVIADLEKNHTGIAARVLDDQGKLRRFVNVYVNDDDVRFESGLQTATPDGAGVSIIPAVAGG; via the coding sequence ATGAGCGTCAAGGTCCGCATCCCCACCATCCTCCGCACGTACACGGGCGGCGAGGCGGAGGTGGCCGCCGAGGGCGCGACCCTCGCCGAGGTCATCGCCGACCTGGAGAAGAACCACACGGGCATCGCCGCGCGCGTCCTGGACGATCAGGGCAAGCTGCGCCGCTTCGTCAACGTGTACGTGAACGACGACGACGTGCGCTTCGAGAGCGGCCTTCAGACGGCCACTCCGGACGGCGCGGGCGTCTCGATCATCCCGGCCGTCGCGGGCGGCTGA
- a CDS encoding DUF4031 domain-containing protein, producing the protein MTIYIDPPTWPGHGRLWSHLVSDASYDELHAFAAAIGCPPRAFERDHYDVPEARYADAVAAGAVEVGSKELVRRITAAGLRRRKHGHRTG; encoded by the coding sequence ATGACGATCTACATAGACCCCCCGACCTGGCCCGGCCACGGCCGCCTCTGGTCGCACCTGGTCAGCGACGCGTCGTACGACGAACTCCACGCCTTCGCCGCCGCCATCGGCTGCCCGCCCAGGGCCTTCGAGCGCGACCACTACGACGTCCCGGAAGCCCGCTACGCGGACGCGGTCGCGGCGGGCGCGGTGGAGGTGGGCAGCAAGGAACTGGTCCGCCGCATCACGGCAGCGGGCCTGCGCCGCCGCAAGCACGGTCACCGGACGGGCTGA
- a CDS encoding cold-shock protein: MAQGTVKWFNAEKGYGFIAVDGGADVFVHYSAIQMDGYRTLEEGQRVEFEISQGQKGPQADMVKLAV; encoded by the coding sequence ATGGCTCAGGGCACCGTCAAGTGGTTCAACGCGGAGAAGGGGTACGGCTTCATCGCGGTCGACGGTGGTGCGGATGTTTTCGTCCACTACAGCGCGATCCAGATGGACGGCTACCGCACCCTTGAAGAGGGTCAGCGAGTTGAGTTCGAGATCTCGCAGGGCCAGAAGGGTCCGCAGGCGGACATGGTCAAGCTCGCCGTCTGA
- the groL gene encoding chaperonin GroEL (60 kDa chaperone family; promotes refolding of misfolded polypeptides especially under stressful conditions; forms two stacked rings of heptamers to form a barrel-shaped 14mer; ends can be capped by GroES; misfolded proteins enter the barrel where they are refolded when GroES binds) yields the protein MAKIIAFDEEARRGLERGMNQLADAVKVTLGPKGRNVVLEKKWGAPTITNDGVSIAKEIELEDPYEKIGAELVKEVAKKTDDVAGDGTTTATVLAQALVREGLRNVAAGANPMALKRGIEKAVEAVSAALLEQAKDVETKEQIASTASISAADTQIGELIAEAMDKVGKEGVITVEESQTFGLELELTEGMRFDKGYISAYFATDMERMESALDDPYILIVNSKIGNVKDLLPLLEKVMQSGKPLLIIAEDVEGEALSTLVVNKIRGTFKSVAVKAPGFGDRRKAMLNDIAILTGGTVISEEVGLKLENAGLDLLGRARKVVITKDETTIVDGAGDSEQVAGRVNQIRAEIENSDSDYDREKLQERLAKLAGGVAVIKAGAATEVELKERKHRIEDAVRNAKAAVEEGIVAGGGVALLQASAVFDKLELTGDEATGANAVKLALEAPLKQIAVNGGLEGGVVVEKVRNLPIGHGLNAATGEYVDMIAEGILDPAKVTRSALQNAASIAALFLTTEAVIADKPEKAGAAAPGGMPGGDMDF from the coding sequence ATGGCCAAGATCATTGCGTTCGACGAGGAGGCCCGGCGCGGCCTCGAGCGTGGCATGAACCAGCTCGCCGACGCCGTCAAGGTCACCCTTGGCCCCAAGGGCCGCAACGTCGTCCTTGAGAAGAAGTGGGGCGCCCCCACGATCACCAACGACGGTGTCTCCATCGCCAAGGAGATCGAGCTCGAAGACCCTTACGAGAAGATCGGCGCCGAGCTCGTCAAGGAGGTCGCGAAGAAGACGGACGACGTCGCCGGTGACGGTACGACCACCGCGACCGTCCTCGCGCAGGCGCTGGTCCGCGAGGGTCTTCGCAACGTCGCCGCGGGTGCCAACCCGATGGCCCTGAAGCGTGGCATCGAGAAGGCCGTCGAGGCCGTCTCCGCCGCTCTGCTGGAGCAGGCGAAGGATGTCGAGACCAAGGAGCAGATCGCTTCCACGGCCTCCATCTCCGCCGCCGACACCCAGATCGGCGAGCTCATCGCCGAGGCGATGGACAAGGTCGGCAAGGAAGGCGTCATCACGGTCGAGGAGTCGCAGACCTTCGGCCTGGAGCTTGAGCTCACCGAGGGCATGCGCTTCGACAAGGGCTACATCTCCGCGTACTTCGCGACGGACATGGAGCGCATGGAGTCGGCTCTCGACGACCCGTACATCCTGATCGTCAACTCGAAGATCGGCAACGTGAAGGACCTCCTTCCGCTGCTGGAGAAGGTCATGCAGTCGGGCAAGCCCCTGCTGATCATCGCCGAGGACGTCGAGGGCGAGGCGCTCTCCACCCTGGTCGTCAACAAGATCCGTGGCACGTTCAAGTCCGTCGCCGTCAAGGCTCCGGGCTTCGGCGACCGCCGCAAGGCCATGCTGAACGACATCGCCATCCTCACGGGCGGCACGGTCATCTCCGAAGAGGTCGGCCTCAAGCTGGAGAACGCGGGCCTGGACCTCCTCGGCCGCGCCCGCAAGGTCGTCATCACCAAGGACGAGACGACCATCGTCGACGGTGCCGGTGACAGCGAGCAGGTCGCCGGTCGCGTGAACCAGATCCGCGCCGAGATCGAGAACAGCGACTCGGACTACGACCGCGAGAAGCTCCAGGAGCGCCTGGCGAAGCTGGCCGGCGGCGTGGCCGTCATCAAGGCCGGTGCCGCCACCGAGGTCGAGCTCAAGGAGCGCAAGCACCGCATCGAGGACGCCGTTCGCAACGCGAAGGCCGCCGTCGAAGAGGGCATCGTCGCCGGTGGTGGCGTCGCCCTCCTCCAGGCATCGGCCGTCTTCGACAAGCTGGAGCTCACGGGCGACGAGGCGACCGGCGCCAACGCCGTGAAGCTCGCGCTGGAGGCCCCGCTCAAGCAGATCGCCGTCAACGGTGGCCTTGAGGGTGGCGTCGTCGTCGAGAAGGTCCGCAACCTCCCGATCGGTCACGGCCTGAACGCCGCGACCGGCGAGTACGTGGACATGATCGCCGAGGGCATCCTCGACCCGGCGAAGGTGACCCGCTCTGCCCTGCAGAACGCCGCCTCCATCGCCGCGCTGTTCCTCACCACCGAGGCCGTCATCGCCGACAAGCCCGAGAAGGCCGGCGCGGCCGCCCCGGGCGGCATGCCGGGCGGAGACATGGACTTCTAA
- a CDS encoding glucosyl-3-phosphoglycerate synthase: protein MLEEVERWLQARSWSAADRPLEQLLAAKAAQGAARPQTVSVVLPALNEEATVGEIVATIRRDLMSPAVPLVDELVVIDSGSTDHTAKAAAEAGARVVHRDEILPRVPAVPGKGEVLWRSLLVTTGDIVCFVDADLKEFDASFVSGIVGPLLTDPGVDFVKATYDRPLDGATGQGGRVTELMARPLLNLHWPRLAGFVQPLGGEYAARRSLLERLPFPVGYGVELGLLIDSLHTVGLDALAQVDVGVRVHRHQDGQALGRMAAAIYRTAQLRLSRGHLIRPALTQFERIGTAFVPRTHPVDTEERPPMREIAEYAERQAA, encoded by the coding sequence GTGCTGGAAGAGGTGGAGCGCTGGCTTCAGGCGCGGTCCTGGTCGGCCGCCGACCGCCCGCTGGAGCAGCTCCTCGCCGCGAAGGCCGCCCAGGGCGCCGCGAGGCCGCAGACGGTCTCCGTGGTCCTGCCCGCCCTGAACGAGGAAGCCACGGTCGGCGAGATCGTCGCCACGATCCGCCGGGACCTGATGAGCCCGGCCGTCCCCCTGGTGGACGAACTCGTCGTGATCGACTCCGGCTCCACCGACCACACCGCGAAGGCGGCGGCCGAGGCGGGCGCGCGGGTGGTGCACCGGGACGAGATCCTGCCCCGCGTACCGGCCGTGCCGGGCAAGGGCGAGGTCCTGTGGCGGTCGCTCCTGGTCACCACCGGTGACATCGTCTGCTTCGTGGACGCGGACCTGAAGGAGTTCGACGCGTCGTTCGTGTCGGGCATCGTCGGCCCGCTCCTCACCGACCCGGGCGTCGACTTCGTGAAGGCGACGTACGACCGCCCGCTGGACGGCGCCACCGGCCAGGGCGGCCGGGTCACCGAGCTGATGGCCCGCCCCCTCCTCAACCTCCACTGGCCCCGACTGGCCGGATTCGTGCAGCCGTTGGGCGGCGAGTACGCGGCCCGCCGCTCCCTCCTGGAACGCCTCCCCTTCCCCGTCGGATACGGCGTCGAACTCGGCCTCCTCATCGACTCGCTGCACACGGTCGGCCTGGACGCGCTCGCCCAGGTGGACGTGGGCGTGCGCGTCCACCGCCACCAGGACGGCCAGGCGCTGGGACGGATGGCAGCCGCGATCTACCGAACGGCCCAGCTCCGCCTGTCCCGGGGTCATCTGATCCGCCCGGCCCTCACGCAGTTCGAGCGGATCGGCACGGCCTTCGTCCCTCGTACACACCCTGTGGACACGGAGGAGCGCCCGCCGATGCGGGAGATCGCGGAGTACGCGGAGCGGCAGGCGGCATAG
- a CDS encoding DUF4232 domain-containing protein has translation MRLRRTAPLAAAVLAAGLALTACNDNSGTGAGSGASTGAPAPDRSSGTSATGGSSEGTGKTTGGTGGDTGKTTGGDTGKATGGTGSTTGGGGIAAAAKCRTSALGFQVDPGGEATAQAQGKVTITLTNKGTAPCSLKGYPGVDLMSSPGDTWSLTRQTSVKPKALTLDPGGDAYFTITYLPYSAEGNSKDAEFKAATITLTPPGETESKDLPWPHRTPLLKQDAATHPGTYVGPVTDEPADV, from the coding sequence ATGCGCCTGCGCCGTACCGCTCCGCTCGCCGCCGCCGTCCTCGCGGCCGGACTCGCCCTGACGGCGTGCAACGACAACTCCGGTACGGGGGCCGGGTCGGGCGCGAGCACCGGCGCACCGGCCCCCGACCGGTCGTCCGGGACGTCGGCCACGGGCGGCTCGTCGGAGGGCACCGGCAAGACCACGGGCGGCACGGGCGGCGACACCGGCAAGACCACGGGCGGCGACACCGGCAAGGCGACGGGCGGCACGGGCAGCACGACCGGCGGCGGAGGGATAGCCGCCGCAGCGAAGTGCAGGACGTCCGCGCTGGGCTTCCAGGTCGACCCGGGCGGCGAGGCGACCGCACAGGCCCAGGGCAAGGTCACCATCACCCTCACCAACAAGGGCACGGCCCCGTGCTCCCTCAAGGGCTACCCGGGCGTGGACCTGATGAGCTCCCCCGGCGACACGTGGTCCCTGACCCGCCAGACCTCGGTCAAGCCCAAGGCCCTCACCCTGGACCCGGGCGGCGACGCCTACTTCACGATCACGTACCTCCCCTACTCGGCGGAGGGCAACTCCAAGGACGCCGAGTTCAAGGCCGCCACGATCACCCTGACTCCCCCCGGCGAGACGGAGTCCAAGGACCTCCCCTGGCCGCACAGGACCCCGCTCCTGAAGCAGGACGCGGCCACCCACCCGGGCACGTACGTGGGTCCGGTCACGGACGAGCCCGCCGACGTGTGA
- a CDS encoding sodium:alanine symporter family protein, whose protein sequence is MDTLDSVIVDINDVFWSYLLIPIVIGAGLYFTIRSKAVQVRMFPEMIRVLGDKAEPDAYGRKSVSSFGAFTISAAARVGTGNIAGVAAAITLGGPGAVFWMWVMATVGAASAFVESALAQLYKVRDYDGTYRGGPAYYMQRGLGKRWLGVLFAVTITVTFGFVFNAVQANTIVSVVGGSFGGAASWREPVIGAALAALLGLVIFGGVRRISSVTQVLVPVMAVLYLLLGCAVVILNIDDLPRVIADIVGGAFGFREVAGGAIGTAIQQGIRRGMFSNEAGLGSAPNAGAAAEVSHPVKQGLVQSLGVFFDTILICTMTAFIILTTNPELAGARQGADLTQNALNASLGNWAGHVLTVVVFMLAFSSMIGNYYYGQSNIEFITGDDKKWVLPAFRVLVLATVFLGALGSVSIVWNLADVFMGFMALVNMAAIIPLSGIAFRLLEDYRAQRRMGIDPVFARDRMPELRDVDCWQR, encoded by the coding sequence ATGGACACCCTGGACTCCGTCATCGTCGACATCAACGACGTCTTCTGGAGCTATCTGCTCATCCCGATCGTGATCGGGGCGGGGCTGTACTTCACCATCCGCTCGAAGGCCGTCCAGGTCCGGATGTTCCCGGAGATGATCAGAGTCCTGGGCGACAAGGCGGAGCCGGACGCGTACGGGCGCAAGTCCGTCTCCTCCTTCGGGGCGTTCACCATCTCGGCGGCGGCCCGGGTGGGCACGGGCAACATCGCGGGCGTGGCCGCGGCGATCACCCTCGGCGGTCCTGGCGCGGTGTTCTGGATGTGGGTGATGGCGACGGTCGGCGCGGCCTCGGCCTTCGTCGAGTCGGCCCTCGCCCAGCTGTACAAGGTGCGCGACTACGACGGTACGTACCGTGGCGGACCGGCCTACTACATGCAGCGCGGCCTCGGGAAGCGCTGGCTGGGCGTCCTCTTCGCGGTCACCATCACCGTCACCTTCGGCTTCGTCTTCAACGCCGTGCAGGCCAACACGATCGTCTCCGTCGTCGGCGGGTCCTTCGGCGGCGCGGCGTCCTGGCGGGAGCCGGTCATCGGGGCGGCCCTGGCGGCCCTGCTGGGACTGGTGATCTTCGGTGGCGTCCGGCGCATCAGCAGCGTGACGCAGGTCCTCGTCCCGGTGATGGCGGTGCTGTACCTGCTGCTCGGGTGTGCCGTCGTGATCCTCAACATCGACGACCTGCCGCGCGTCATCGCCGACATCGTGGGCGGGGCCTTCGGCTTCCGGGAGGTCGCGGGCGGCGCGATCGGCACCGCGATCCAGCAGGGCATCCGGCGCGGCATGTTCTCCAACGAGGCGGGCCTCGGCTCGGCACCGAACGCGGGCGCGGCGGCGGAGGTCTCGCACCCGGTCAAGCAGGGTCTGGTCCAGTCCCTCGGGGTCTTCTTCGACACCATCCTCATCTGCACGATGACCGCTTTCATCATCCTGACGACGAACCCGGAACTGGCGGGCGCGCGCCAGGGTGCGGACCTCACGCAGAACGCGCTGAACGCGTCGTTGGGGAACTGGGCGGGGCACGTCCTGACGGTGGTCGTCTTCATGCTCGCCTTCAGCTCGATGATCGGGAACTACTACTACGGCCAGTCCAACATCGAGTTCATCACCGGGGACGACAAGAAGTGGGTCCTGCCGGCCTTCCGGGTGCTGGTGCTGGCCACCGTCTTCCTCGGAGCCCTCGGCTCCGTGTCCATCGTGTGGAACCTGGCCGATGTCTTCATGGGCTTCATGGCGCTGGTGAACATGGCCGCGATCATCCCCCTCTCGGGCATCGCCTTCCGCCTCCTGGAGGACTACCGCGCCCAACGCCGGATGGGCATCGACCCGGTCTTCGCCCGGGACCGCATGCCGGAGCTGCGGGACGTGGACTGCTGGCAGAGGTAG
- a CDS encoding PTS transporter subunit EIIC, which translates to MSTDTPENKNRATAAAILPLVGGADNVTSVVHCMTRLRLGLRDRALVQDDALKALPAVMGVVEDDTYQIVLGPGTVARVTPEFEALVAEGQSAHSPSADQLAAEGAALRAAQKAKNATPFKLLLRRIANIFVPLIPALIGCGIIAGLNGLLVNLGWLPAVTPALASVASGFMALIAVFVGFNTAKEFGGTPILGGAVAAIIVFPGVAKIDAFGQTLSPGQGGVLGALGAAVLAVYIEKWCRRWVPESLDVLVTPTLTVLLSGLVTIFGLMFVAGEISTAIGTGADWLLTNTGAFAGLVLGGLFLPLVMLGLHQALIPIHTTLIEQQGYTVLLPILAMAGAGQVGCAVAVFLRLKNNHSLRNTIKSALPAGFLGVGEPLIYGVSLPLGRPFVTACAGGAAGGAFVGLFSMLGDKVGSTAIGPSGWALFPLLQGNQGLGTTIAVYAGGLLVGYVVGFAATYYFGFTKSMLADMNAPAAETAADPARAETKEPVSV; encoded by the coding sequence ATGAGCACCGACACCCCTGAGAACAAGAACCGCGCCACTGCCGCCGCGATCCTTCCGCTCGTCGGCGGCGCGGACAACGTGACCTCGGTCGTCCACTGCATGACCCGGCTCCGGCTGGGCCTGCGCGACCGCGCGCTCGTCCAGGACGACGCCCTGAAGGCGCTGCCCGCAGTCATGGGCGTGGTCGAGGACGACACGTACCAGATCGTCCTCGGGCCCGGCACGGTCGCCCGGGTCACCCCCGAGTTCGAAGCCCTCGTGGCCGAGGGCCAGTCCGCGCACTCCCCGTCGGCCGATCAGCTGGCCGCCGAGGGGGCCGCCCTACGGGCCGCCCAGAAGGCGAAGAACGCCACCCCGTTCAAGCTCCTCCTGCGGCGGATCGCCAACATCTTCGTGCCGCTGATTCCTGCTCTGATCGGCTGCGGCATCATCGCCGGGCTCAACGGACTGCTCGTCAATCTGGGGTGGCTGCCCGCCGTCACCCCGGCGCTGGCGTCCGTCGCGTCCGGGTTCATGGCGCTGATCGCGGTCTTCGTCGGCTTCAACACGGCGAAGGAGTTCGGCGGTACGCCCATCCTGGGCGGGGCGGTCGCAGCGATCATCGTCTTCCCGGGCGTCGCGAAGATCGACGCCTTCGGGCAGACGCTGTCGCCGGGTCAGGGCGGCGTGCTCGGGGCGCTGGGGGCAGCGGTCCTCGCCGTGTACATCGAGAAGTGGTGCCGTCGCTGGGTCCCCGAATCCCTCGACGTGCTGGTCACCCCCACCCTCACCGTCCTGCTGTCCGGGCTGGTCACGATCTTCGGGCTGATGTTCGTCGCGGGTGAGATCTCCACCGCCATCGGTACGGGCGCGGACTGGCTCCTCACCAACACCGGCGCCTTCGCGGGCCTGGTCCTGGGCGGGCTCTTCCTGCCGCTGGTGATGCTCGGCCTGCACCAGGCCCTCATCCCCATCCACACCACCCTCATCGAGCAGCAGGGCTACACCGTGCTGCTGCCGATCCTGGCGATGGCGGGCGCGGGTCAGGTCGGCTGCGCGGTGGCCGTGTTCCTGCGGCTGAAGAACAACCACTCCCTCCGCAACACCATCAAGTCCGCCCTCCCGGCAGGCTTCCTGGGTGTCGGTGAGCCGCTCATCTACGGTGTCTCGTTGCCGCTGGGGCGTCCGTTCGTCACGGCGTGCGCGGGGGGTGCGGCGGGCGGTGCGTTCGTCGGGCTCTTCTCGATGCTGGGTGACAAGGTCGGATCGACGGCGATCGGGCCGTCGGGGTGGGCGCTCTTCCCGCTGCTCCAGGGCAATCAGGGGCTGGGTACGACGATCGCGGTCTACGCGGGCGGGCTGCTCGTCGGGTACGTCGTCGGCTTCGCCGCCACCTACTACTTCGGCTTCACGAAGTCGATGCTGGCGGACATGAACGCTCCGGCGGCGGAGACGGCCGCCGACCCGGCCAGGGCCGAGACCAAGGAACCGGTCAGCGTCTGA
- the thrC gene encoding threonine synthase → MAVQTTEATVTSVDLGPAAALSCRECGERFELGPIFACQLCFGPLEVAYELPTGSPEELRKLIESGPDNIWRYAPLLPVPADVAEKPSLNPGFTKLVKADNLARELGVTGGLFVKDDSGNPTHSFKDRVVAIAVEAARAFGFTTLSCSSTGNLAGAVGAAAARAGFRSCVFIPHDLEQGKVVMAAVYGGELVGIEGNYDDVNRFCSELIGDPLGEGWGFVNVNLRPYYGEGSKTLAYEICEQLGWRLPDQIVIPIASGSQLTKIDKGLQELIRLGLVEDKPYKIFGAQAEGCSPVSTAFKAGQDVVRPQKPNTIAKSLAIGNPADGPYVLDIARRTGGAVEDVNDEQVVDAIKLLARTEGIFAETAGGVTVGVTKKLIEAGLLDPTLTTVVLNTGDGLKTLDAVAPTTGPSATIRPSLDAFRDAGLAR, encoded by the coding sequence ATGGCTGTGCAGACCACCGAAGCCACTGTTACCTCCGTCGACCTCGGCCCCGCCGCCGCCCTGTCCTGCCGCGAGTGCGGAGAGCGCTTCGAGCTCGGCCCGATCTTCGCCTGCCAGCTGTGTTTCGGCCCGCTGGAAGTCGCGTACGAGCTGCCGACCGGAAGCCCCGAAGAGCTGCGCAAGCTCATCGAGTCGGGCCCCGACAACATCTGGCGCTACGCCCCCCTCCTCCCCGTCCCCGCCGACGTCGCCGAGAAGCCCAGCCTGAACCCCGGCTTCACGAAGCTGGTCAAGGCGGACAACCTGGCCCGTGAACTCGGCGTCACCGGCGGCCTGTTCGTCAAGGACGACTCCGGGAACCCCACGCACTCCTTCAAGGACCGCGTCGTCGCCATCGCCGTCGAGGCCGCCCGCGCCTTCGGCTTCACCACCCTCTCCTGCTCCTCCACCGGCAACCTGGCCGGTGCGGTGGGCGCCGCCGCGGCCCGCGCGGGCTTCCGCTCCTGCGTGTTCATCCCGCACGACCTGGAGCAGGGCAAGGTCGTCATGGCCGCCGTGTACGGGGGCGAGCTGGTCGGCATCGAGGGCAACTACGACGACGTGAACCGCTTCTGCTCCGAGCTGATCGGCGACCCGCTCGGCGAGGGCTGGGGCTTCGTCAACGTCAACCTCCGCCCGTACTACGGGGAGGGCTCCAAGACGCTCGCGTACGAGATCTGCGAGCAGCTCGGCTGGCGGCTGCCCGACCAGATCGTCATCCCGATCGCCTCCGGCTCGCAGCTCACGAAGATCGACAAGGGGCTCCAGGAGCTCATCAGGCTCGGGCTCGTCGAGGACAAGCCGTACAAGATCTTCGGCGCCCAGGCGGAGGGCTGCTCGCCGGTCTCCACCGCCTTCAAGGCCGGGCAGGACGTGGTCCGCCCGCAGAAGCCGAACACCATCGCCAAGTCGCTGGCCATCGGCAACCCGGCGGACGGCCCGTACGTCCTGGACATCGCCCGCCGTACGGGCGGCGCGGTCGAGGACGTCAACGACGAGCAGGTCGTCGACGCCATCAAGCTGCTGGCCCGTACCGAGGGCATCTTCGCGGAGACCGCGGGCGGCGTGACCGTCGGCGTCACGAAGAAGCTCATCGAGGCCGGTCTGCTCGACCCGACCCTCACCACCGTCGTCCTCAACACCGGCGACGGCCTCAAGACGCTGGACGCGGTGGCCCCGACGACCGGGCCCTCCGCGACCATCCGCCCGAGCCTGGACGCGTTCCGCGACGCCGGTCTGGCCCGCTAG
- a CDS encoding MurR/RpiR family transcriptional regulator, with product MVKESSKGSGASPTTGTTAAPAPAALAAKVRTLAPSMTRSMQRVAEAVAGDPAGCAALTVTGLAELTGTSEATVVRTSRLLGYPGYRDLRLALAGLAAHQQSGRAPAVTADIAVDDPLADVVAKLAHDEQQTLADTAAGLDMVQLGASVAALATARRVEIYGAGASSLVGMDLAQKLLRIGLFAHAHSDPHLAVTNAVLLRAGDVAIGITHSGSTGDTIEPLRVAFEHGATTIAITGRPGGPVAQYADHVLTTSTARESELRPAAMSSRTSQLLVVDCLFVGVAQRTYDTAGPALSASYEALAHRHDPRSAR from the coding sequence ATGGTGAAGGAAAGTTCCAAGGGGTCGGGTGCGAGCCCCACGACCGGGACCACGGCCGCCCCCGCCCCCGCCGCCCTGGCCGCCAAGGTCCGGACCCTCGCCCCCTCCATGACCCGCTCCATGCAGCGCGTCGCCGAAGCCGTCGCGGGCGACCCCGCCGGGTGTGCCGCACTCACCGTGACCGGGCTCGCCGAGCTCACCGGGACGAGCGAGGCGACTGTCGTACGGACGTCACGGCTGCTCGGGTATCCCGGATACCGCGACCTGCGTCTGGCTCTCGCCGGGCTCGCCGCGCACCAGCAGTCCGGGCGGGCCCCCGCCGTCACCGCCGACATCGCGGTCGACGACCCCCTCGCGGACGTCGTCGCCAAGCTCGCGCACGACGAGCAGCAGACCCTCGCCGACACGGCGGCGGGGCTTGACATGGTCCAACTCGGGGCGTCCGTCGCCGCGTTGGCGACCGCCCGGCGCGTCGAGATCTACGGGGCCGGGGCGTCGTCCCTCGTCGGCATGGATCTCGCGCAGAAGCTGCTGAGGATCGGCCTGTTCGCGCACGCGCACAGCGACCCGCATCTCGCCGTCACCAATGCCGTACTGCTGCGGGCCGGGGACGTCGCCATCGGCATCACCCACTCCGGTTCGACGGGCGACACCATCGAGCCGTTGCGCGTCGCCTTCGAGCACGGGGCGACGACGATCGCGATCACCGGACGGCCCGGGGGCCCCGTCGCCCAGTACGCCGACCACGTCCTCACCACCTCCACCGCCCGCGAGAGCGAGCTGCGGCCCGCCGCCATGTCGAGCCGGACGAGTCAACTCCTCGTCGTGGACTGCCTGTTCGTGGGCGTCGCCCAGCGTACGTACGACACGGCGGGCCCCGCGCTCTCCGCCTCGTACGAAGCACTCGCCCACCGCCACGACCCCCGCTCCGCCCGATAA